The Pseudomonas rhizosphaerae genomic sequence TCGGCCTGTTGCACGTCGTCCCGCCTTTTAGACTTACGTCCAATGGGCACGTTCGCTCATGCAGTCGACCATGGCCGGACGATAAAGCCAAATTCTTAATAACAACAATTTCCGATTCGACCCATCGGGCGGTAATGGCCATGAGCAAAACCGACGCCTTCACCCAGGCGGGCAAGACTGCGGTGCTGCAGAACATTCACGGCACCGTGCAGTTCCTGCAACGCTTCCCGCCCTTCAACCAGATGGAGAACGCCCATCTGGCCTATCTGGTCGAGCAGTGCCAATTGCGCTTCTATGCCAGCGGTGAAAGCATCATCAAACCGGCCGATGGCGCTGTCGAGCATTTCTATATCGTCAAGCAGGGTCAGGTGGTGGGCGAACGGCCACACAGTGCGCGCCGCGGCACCGAGACCACGTTCGAGATCACGGCTGGCGAGTGCTTTCCGCTCGCCGCCCTGCTCGGCGAGCGCGCCACCCGCACCGAGCACCTGGCCGCCGAAGACACCTTCTGCCTGCAGTTGAACAAGCCGGCCTTCATCAAGCTGTTCGCGCTCTCCACGGTGTTCCGCGACTTCGCCCTGCGCGGGGTGAGCAGCCTGCTCGATCTGGTCAACCAGCAAGTGCAACGCCAGGCCGTGGAGACCTTGGGCACGCAGTATTCGCTGAACACCCGCCTGGGTGATCTCGCCATGCGTCATCCGGTGACCTGCGAGGCCTCCTTGCCGCTGCGCGATGCCGTGCGGCTGATGCACGAGCAGCAGGTCGGCAGCATCGTCATCGTCGATGACCTCAAGGCCCCCCAGGGCATCTTTACCCTGCGCGACCTGCGTCAGGCTGTGGCCGACGCGGCCACCGACTTCGGCGCGGGCATCGAGCGCTACATGATTCCCCGGCCCTTCCACCTCAGCCCGGAAGCCAGTGCCTTCGATGCCGCCGTGGCCATGACCGAACGGCACATTGCCCACGTGTGCCTGGTGAAGGATCAGCGCCTGTGCGGCGTGGTGTCCGAGCGCGACCTGTTTTCATTGCAGCGGGTGGACCTGGTGCACCTGGCCCGCACCATTCGCCATGCTTCGCGGCTTGAACAGTTGATCGCCTTGCGCGGAGAAATCAGCGCGCTGGTCGAGCGCATGCTGGCTCATGGCGCATCGTCGACGCAGATCACTCAGCTCATCACCCTGCTCAACGATCACACCGTCTGCCGGGTGATCGAACTGGTGCTGCAGGAGCGCGGTGATCCGGGTGTGCCCTTCAGCTGGCTGTGTTTCGGCAGTGAAGGCCGCCGCGAGCAGACCCTGCACACCGACCAGGACAACGGCATCGTTTTCGAAGCCCGTGACGCCGCCCACGCCGCCGAGATCCGCGGCAAGCTGCTGCCTCTGGCGCATCAGATCAACCTGGCGCTGGCGCAGTGCGGCTTCAGCCTGTGCACGGGCAACGTCATGGCGAGCAATCCCGAGCTGTGCCTGTCGCGCCTGGAATGGGCGCGGCGCTTTGCCGGTTTCATCCGCGAGGCGAGCCCGGAAAACCTGCTCAACTCGAGCATCTATTTTGACCTGCGCACGGTATGGGGCGATGACTCGGCCTGTGCACAACTGCG encodes the following:
- a CDS encoding putative nucleotidyltransferase substrate binding domain-containing protein, with amino-acid sequence MAMSKTDAFTQAGKTAVLQNIHGTVQFLQRFPPFNQMENAHLAYLVEQCQLRFYASGESIIKPADGAVEHFYIVKQGQVVGERPHSARRGTETTFEITAGECFPLAALLGERATRTEHLAAEDTFCLQLNKPAFIKLFALSTVFRDFALRGVSSLLDLVNQQVQRQAVETLGTQYSLNTRLGDLAMRHPVTCEASLPLRDAVRLMHEQQVGSIVIVDDLKAPQGIFTLRDLRQAVADAATDFGAGIERYMIPRPFHLSPEASAFDAAVAMTERHIAHVCLVKDQRLCGVVSERDLFSLQRVDLVHLARTIRHASRLEQLIALRGEISALVERMLAHGASSTQITQLITLLNDHTVCRVIELVLQERGDPGVPFSWLCFGSEGRREQTLHTDQDNGIVFEARDAAHAAEIRGKLLPLAHQINLALAQCGFSLCTGNVMASNPELCLSRLEWARRFAGFIREASPENLLNSSIYFDLRTVWGDDSACAQLRRSVLEQVADNSLFQRMLAQNALRQRPPVGRFRDFVLTRQGSDKAPTLDLKVQGLTPFVDGARLLALANGIDTGNTLERLRQLVAQEVIDAQDGAAYEEAYHFIQQTRMQQHQAQARQHLPYSNRIDPAELNHLDRRILRESLRQAQRLQASLSLRYQL